One segment of Paraburkholderia sp. PREW-6R DNA contains the following:
- a CDS encoding LysR family transcriptional regulator: MRPYLPLNALRAFESSARHLSFTRAAAELNVTQAAVSQQVRSLEERLGTTLFKRLPRGLAMTDEGLALRPVLTDAFDRIEAVLKQFEGGHFHEVLTVGVVGTFAVGWLMPRLNSFRKAHPFVELRLLTNNNLVDLATEGLDFAIRFGDGTWPGSRARHLLDAPLALLCTPEVAARLSSPEDIANETLLRSYRADDWMNWFDAAGIPPRPVRGPVFDSSRLMVEAAMQGAGIALAPALMFDHEINTGRLVRPFRVEVHAGSYWLTWLKGKPMTAAMLLFSQWIVKEATSNPTDTADTADT; encoded by the coding sequence ATGAGACCTTACCTCCCGCTAAACGCGTTGCGCGCCTTTGAATCGTCAGCCCGGCATCTCAGCTTCACGCGCGCCGCAGCGGAGCTGAACGTCACTCAGGCAGCCGTTAGCCAGCAGGTCAGATCGCTCGAAGAGCGGCTTGGCACCACGCTTTTCAAACGCCTGCCGCGCGGCCTCGCGATGACGGACGAAGGCCTCGCGCTGCGTCCCGTGCTCACCGATGCGTTCGACCGGATCGAAGCCGTACTCAAACAGTTCGAAGGCGGCCACTTTCACGAAGTGCTGACAGTCGGCGTGGTGGGCACCTTCGCCGTAGGCTGGTTGATGCCGCGCCTCAACTCGTTTCGCAAAGCGCACCCGTTCGTCGAATTACGACTGCTGACGAACAACAATCTCGTCGACCTCGCGACCGAAGGCCTCGACTTCGCCATCCGTTTCGGCGACGGCACGTGGCCCGGCTCGCGCGCCCGACACCTGCTCGACGCGCCGCTCGCGTTGCTGTGCACGCCGGAAGTTGCCGCGCGGCTCTCGTCGCCCGAGGACATTGCCAACGAAACCTTGCTGCGCTCGTATCGTGCCGACGACTGGATGAACTGGTTCGACGCCGCCGGCATTCCACCGCGCCCGGTTCGCGGCCCCGTGTTCGATTCGTCGCGCCTGATGGTGGAAGCCGCCATGCAAGGCGCTGGCATCGCTCTCGCGCCGGCCCTGATGTTCGATCACGAGATCAACACCGGCCGGCTCGTGCGGCCATTTCGCGTCGAAGTCCATGCGGGCAGTTACTGGCTCACCTGGCTGAAGGGCAAACCCATGACCGCTGCCATGTTGCTATTCAGTCAGTGGATCGTGAAGGAAGCCACATCGAACCCCACCGACACCGCCGACACCGCCGACACATGA
- a CDS encoding IclR family transcriptional regulator, with protein sequence MPTPADKSNSKESEGVAVIDRACAILFAFRPDDAALTLAELAARTGLYKSTLLRLAGSLIQHRLLLRLEDGRYQLGAATFMLGALYQRSLNVGDILVPLMHELADTSGESVSFYVRDEAVRVCLHRVDSKHAVRFHVREGDVLPLESGSGGRALLAFGGTPGEPYERIREDFYCVSIGERDRETAGVSMPVFGVRQSLRGVITLAGPSSRIDQAFLERNLGALFDCATRATDALGGDSRAMRNARRRALEVQGK encoded by the coding sequence ATGCCGACGCCCGCGGACAAATCGAACTCGAAGGAAAGCGAAGGTGTGGCCGTGATCGATCGTGCGTGCGCGATCCTGTTCGCGTTTCGCCCCGACGACGCCGCGCTCACGCTCGCCGAACTCGCGGCGCGCACAGGCTTGTATAAAAGCACGTTGCTGCGTCTCGCGGGTTCGCTGATCCAGCATCGTCTGCTGCTGCGTCTCGAGGACGGCCGCTATCAGCTCGGCGCCGCCACCTTCATGCTAGGCGCGCTCTATCAGCGCAGCCTGAACGTCGGCGACATTCTCGTGCCGTTGATGCACGAACTGGCTGACACGAGCGGCGAAAGCGTGTCGTTCTACGTGCGCGACGAAGCGGTGCGCGTCTGTCTGCATCGCGTAGATTCGAAACATGCGGTGCGCTTTCATGTGCGTGAGGGCGATGTGCTGCCGCTCGAAAGTGGCTCGGGCGGCCGTGCGCTGCTCGCATTCGGCGGCACGCCGGGTGAGCCTTACGAGAGGATCCGGGAAGATTTTTACTGCGTGTCGATCGGCGAACGCGATCGGGAGACGGCCGGCGTTTCCATGCCCGTGTTCGGTGTGCGTCAGAGCCTGCGCGGTGTCATCACGCTGGCGGGTCCGAGTTCGCGCATCGATCAGGCGTTCCTCGAACGCAACCTCGGCGCACTGTTCGATTGCGCGACGCGCGCCACGGATGCACTGGGCGGCGATTCGCGCGCGATGCGCAACGCGCGGCGGCGCGCGCTCGAAGTTCAGGGCAAATGA
- a CDS encoding CoA transferase translates to MTLPLAGVRVLDLSNVLAGPFCAYQLALLGAEVIKVEHPEGGDLARRLGADRTASARNMGASFVAVNAGKQSVTLNLKDPRGKEILRDLVKTADVLVENFRPGVMKRLGLDFDALREVNPKLVYCAISGFGMDGEFSKRPAYDQIIQGIAGVMSVTGDADSAPLRVGYPVSDTVGGLTAAFGICAALLDARTTGHGRMLDVSMLEATLSTMGWVVSNYLNAGVTPEPMGNENFTAAPSGTFRTGDGPLNIAANENKQFTSLCHLIGRADLLDDARFSERNARKANRAALKAEIEQALARDSAANWEAKCFEAGVPAGRVMSVPEILGHSHLQSRAFISEFAGSGDGDMATDRQRVTRAGFRLNDADTSPATPAPVLSAHTREHLAALGYDDAQIDHLRAEGVI, encoded by the coding sequence ATGACGCTGCCGCTGGCTGGAGTGCGGGTACTGGATTTGTCGAATGTGCTCGCGGGACCGTTTTGCGCGTATCAACTGGCGCTGCTCGGCGCTGAAGTCATCAAGGTCGAGCATCCCGAGGGCGGCGACCTCGCGCGCCGTCTGGGCGCCGACAGAACCGCGTCGGCGCGCAACATGGGCGCTTCGTTCGTCGCGGTGAACGCCGGCAAGCAGTCGGTCACGCTCAACCTGAAAGACCCGCGCGGCAAGGAGATCCTGCGCGATCTCGTAAAGACCGCAGACGTACTCGTCGAAAATTTCCGGCCTGGCGTCATGAAGCGCCTTGGCCTCGACTTCGACGCGCTGCGCGAAGTGAATCCGAAGCTCGTGTACTGCGCGATCTCCGGCTTCGGCATGGACGGTGAATTTTCGAAGCGCCCCGCGTATGACCAGATCATCCAGGGCATTGCCGGCGTGATGAGCGTGACCGGCGACGCCGACAGCGCGCCGCTGCGCGTCGGCTACCCGGTGTCCGACACGGTGGGCGGCCTTACCGCCGCGTTCGGCATTTGTGCGGCGCTGCTCGACGCGCGCACCACCGGGCACGGCCGCATGCTCGACGTGTCCATGCTCGAAGCCACGCTGTCGACGATGGGCTGGGTCGTGTCGAACTATCTGAACGCGGGTGTAACGCCTGAGCCGATGGGCAACGAAAACTTCACCGCCGCGCCGTCCGGCACGTTCAGAACCGGCGACGGCCCGCTGAACATCGCCGCGAACGAGAACAAGCAGTTCACAAGCCTGTGTCATCTGATCGGCCGCGCCGATCTGCTCGACGACGCGCGCTTTTCCGAGCGCAACGCGCGCAAGGCGAATCGTGCGGCGTTGAAGGCGGAAATCGAACAAGCCCTCGCGCGCGATAGCGCCGCGAACTGGGAAGCGAAGTGCTTCGAGGCGGGCGTGCCGGCCGGACGCGTGATGTCGGTGCCGGAAATTCTTGGGCATTCGCACCTGCAATCGCGCGCTTTCATTTCCGAGTTTGCCGGCAGCGGCGACGGCGACATGGCGACCGACCGGCAGCGCGTGACACGCGCCGGCTTTCGCCTGAACGACGCCGACACGTCGCCCGCCACGCCCGCGCCGGTTCTATCGGCGCACACGCGCGAGCATCTGGCCGCGCTCGGCTACGACGACGCGCAAATCGACCACCTGCGCGCAGAAGGAGTGATCTGA
- a CDS encoding ATPase domain-containing protein translates to MTMHEPAASSRSNVETGVPGLDEILGGGLVKGGVYLLEGMAGAGKTILSSQIGFHRVTQGEKVLYTTLIAESHDKLLSHLKNLSFFDEAAVAQQMLFVSGYHELMQDGLDGFLKMLASSIYDYRPSLMIIDGFRSAREFSETELSLSKFIHELNALVAAMGCTTLLLAPLSGNEPHPEHTLVDGLIELNRYSDGMRRAREIEVHKMRGRNHLMGKHLFRITESGLLMFPRLESQGADMPGPVDLKNRLGFGLPHLDDLLGGGFAQGSTTTLIGPSGVGKTLLGLQFLAAGVARGERCVYVGFYEGPQRLIGKAEAVSIALADAHRDGRLVILWQPAIELAVDEVAANALATAKRIGASRIVIDGVEGFRDSSMRSERFGLFLNALLHQLREAAVTTLLTEELPLYADPGHAKSVRVSALTENLVLLRYAETDAGLLRMISAVKQRESAHDTSLRELVISSEGLDVLDRVVSPASVYSAPGLSATLLPRRHS, encoded by the coding sequence ATGACTATGCATGAACCCGCGGCGTCGTCCCGCTCCAATGTGGAGACGGGTGTTCCAGGTCTCGACGAGATTCTCGGCGGAGGTCTGGTGAAAGGCGGCGTCTATCTTCTTGAAGGCATGGCCGGCGCCGGCAAGACCATTCTGTCGAGTCAGATTGGATTTCACCGCGTCACTCAGGGCGAGAAGGTGCTCTATACGACCCTGATCGCCGAATCGCACGACAAACTGCTGAGCCACCTGAAAAACCTGAGTTTCTTCGACGAAGCCGCGGTCGCCCAGCAAATGCTGTTCGTGTCCGGCTATCACGAACTGATGCAGGACGGTCTCGACGGCTTCCTGAAAATGCTCGCGTCGAGCATCTACGACTACCGCCCGAGCCTGATGATCATCGACGGGTTTCGCAGCGCGCGTGAATTCAGCGAAACCGAACTGTCGCTGTCGAAGTTCATTCACGAGCTGAACGCGCTGGTGGCGGCGATGGGCTGCACCACGCTGCTGCTCGCGCCGCTCTCGGGCAACGAACCGCATCCGGAGCACACGCTCGTCGACGGGCTCATCGAGCTGAATCGCTACAGCGACGGCATGCGCCGGGCGCGCGAAATCGAAGTGCACAAGATGCGCGGGCGCAATCATCTGATGGGCAAGCACCTGTTCCGTATCACGGAGAGCGGCCTGCTGATGTTTCCGCGCCTGGAATCGCAAGGCGCCGACATGCCTGGTCCCGTCGATCTGAAAAATCGCCTCGGCTTCGGGCTCCCGCATCTGGACGACCTGCTTGGCGGCGGCTTCGCGCAAGGCTCCACGACCACGCTGATCGGTCCGTCCGGCGTGGGCAAGACGCTGCTCGGCCTGCAGTTCCTCGCGGCGGGCGTCGCACGTGGCGAGCGCTGCGTGTACGTGGGCTTTTACGAAGGACCACAGCGGCTGATCGGCAAGGCCGAAGCCGTTTCCATTGCGCTCGCCGACGCGCACCGTGACGGCCGGCTCGTTATTCTGTGGCAGCCTGCGATCGAGCTGGCGGTCGACGAAGTCGCGGCCAACGCGCTCGCCACGGCAAAGCGGATCGGTGCGTCGCGCATCGTGATCGACGGCGTTGAAGGTTTCCGCGACTCGTCAATGCGAAGTGAGCGCTTCGGCCTGTTTTTGAACGCGCTGCTGCATCAGCTCCGGGAGGCCGCAGTCACCACGCTGCTGACCGAAGAGCTCCCGCTTTACGCCGATCCGGGGCATGCGAAGAGCGTGCGCGTCTCGGCGCTGACGGAAAACCTCGTACTGCTGCGCTATGCCGAAACCGACGCGGGCCTGCTGCGCATGATTTCCGCCGTCAAGCAACGCGAGAGCGCGCACGACACGTCGCTGCGGGAACTGGTGATCTCGTCGGAGGGTTTAGACGTGCTGGACAGGGTGGTCAGTCCCGCCAGCGTCTATTCGGCGCCCGGCCTGTCGGCCACCCTGTTGCCGCGACGCCATTCGTAG
- a CDS encoding citryl-CoA lyase produces MTQPPFDAAKLAADYWSTSIIDIHPGSINVRGFPIEELIGAISFPQMIWLMLRGELPDAAQARLLEAALVASVDHGPHAPSIAISRIATSCGLPLNGAMASAINALDDVHGGAGQQAVELYDAIGARMETGLALEEAVQQGVDAFVEEHGKYLPGFGHRFHPVDPRATRLLALVDDGVESKTIGGRYAAIARGIEALLKQRKNRPVPMNIDGATAVIYAELGFAPELARGVFCLSRAVGILSHAWEQRGRHERNKGPLPRQMNYTYTGEPERHLP; encoded by the coding sequence ATGACGCAACCCCCGTTCGACGCTGCGAAGCTGGCCGCGGACTACTGGAGCACCTCGATCATCGACATTCATCCGGGGTCGATCAACGTGCGTGGATTTCCGATCGAGGAATTGATCGGCGCAATCAGCTTTCCGCAAATGATCTGGCTGATGTTGCGCGGCGAGTTGCCGGACGCGGCGCAGGCGCGTCTGCTCGAAGCAGCGTTGGTTGCCTCGGTGGACCACGGGCCGCATGCGCCGTCCATTGCGATCTCGCGAATCGCGACCAGTTGCGGGCTGCCGCTGAACGGCGCAATGGCCTCGGCCATCAACGCGCTCGACGACGTGCACGGCGGCGCCGGCCAGCAGGCGGTCGAACTGTACGATGCCATCGGCGCCCGCATGGAAACCGGCCTTGCGCTGGAAGAAGCGGTGCAACAGGGTGTGGACGCGTTCGTCGAGGAGCATGGCAAGTATTTGCCCGGCTTCGGCCACCGCTTTCACCCCGTCGACCCGCGCGCCACGCGTTTGCTCGCGCTGGTGGACGATGGCGTCGAGAGCAAAACGATCGGCGGACGCTACGCGGCGATCGCGCGTGGTATCGAAGCGCTACTCAAGCAGCGCAAGAACCGGCCGGTACCTATGAATATCGACGGCGCGACGGCCGTCATTTATGCGGAACTCGGCTTCGCGCCGGAGTTGGCGCGCGGTGTGTTCTGCCTGTCACGCGCGGTGGGCATTCTTTCGCACGCGTGGGAACAGCGCGGTCGTCACGAACGCAACAAAGGTCCGCTGCCGCGCCAGATGAATTACACGTACACGGGCGAGCCCGAACGTCATTTGCCCTGA
- a CDS encoding response regulator has translation MKTILVVDDEFDILTVWRLLLERHGYTVLTASNGAAALEEIGRTRPDIIVSDCMMPVMSGLQLCAALNADADLRKIPIILCSAAAEIPMQPNPTIQYARKPLSFDMLLDMLQRLG, from the coding sequence ATGAAAACCATTCTGGTCGTGGACGACGAGTTCGACATCCTCACGGTCTGGCGACTGTTGCTGGAGCGGCACGGCTATACGGTGCTGACTGCGTCGAACGGCGCAGCCGCGCTCGAAGAGATAGGCAGAACGCGGCCCGACATCATCGTTTCCGACTGCATGATGCCGGTCATGTCCGGATTGCAGCTGTGCGCCGCACTGAACGCCGATGCGGATCTGCGCAAGATTCCAATCATCCTGTGTAGCGCAGCTGCGGAAATTCCCATGCAGCCCAATCCCACCATCCAGTATGCGCGCAAGCCGCTTTCGTTCGACATGCTGCTCGACATGTTGCAACGGCTCGGCTAG
- the tehA gene encoding dicarboxylate transporter/tellurite-resistance protein TehA — MNGNRGAIPVAFFGIAVGALAFANLWRVAIRLWQLPAAIGSLMTLAALIVWLVVLAAYGHKWLTRAAEARVEMQHPVVSSFAALGPVSTLLAAQLVLPYAHTLALGLFAVAVAVQLALGVYLHGRLWQGGRPPELVTPAIYLPTVAPSFVAGTAASAFGYHQLGELFFGAGMLSWLALESLILHRAAVHDALPEALRPTLGVQLAPPVVGGVTYLSLTSGMPDLFAFALLGYGLYQGLLLLRLLPWIRAQGFVPGYWAFSFGVAALPTMVLRMVERGATGPVEWAAPVLFVVANVIFAILTVKTVQLLLNGKLMPAAPAAAASVAASATKAVEARVVRVG; from the coding sequence ATGAATGGCAATCGAGGTGCAATTCCAGTTGCTTTCTTCGGGATCGCGGTGGGCGCGCTCGCGTTCGCCAATCTGTGGCGAGTGGCGATCCGGCTCTGGCAGCTGCCCGCAGCAATCGGCTCGCTGATGACGTTGGCGGCGCTCATCGTCTGGCTCGTGGTGCTCGCCGCTTACGGCCACAAGTGGCTCACTCGCGCTGCCGAAGCGCGCGTGGAAATGCAGCATCCGGTCGTGTCGTCATTCGCAGCACTCGGTCCGGTGTCGACGCTGCTCGCCGCGCAACTTGTTCTGCCATACGCGCACACGCTCGCACTCGGACTGTTCGCGGTCGCGGTAGCTGTACAACTGGCACTCGGCGTCTATCTACACGGCCGGCTCTGGCAAGGTGGACGACCGCCCGAACTGGTGACGCCGGCGATCTATTTGCCGACGGTCGCGCCCAGCTTCGTCGCGGGCACTGCTGCATCTGCGTTCGGGTATCACCAGCTTGGCGAGCTGTTCTTTGGGGCGGGCATGCTGTCCTGGCTCGCGCTGGAGTCGCTGATTCTGCATCGCGCAGCCGTGCACGACGCGCTGCCTGAAGCATTGCGGCCGACACTGGGCGTTCAGCTCGCGCCGCCGGTGGTGGGCGGCGTGACCTACCTGAGCCTGACGAGCGGTATGCCTGATCTGTTCGCGTTCGCTCTGCTCGGCTATGGGTTGTACCAGGGGCTGCTGTTGCTGCGCCTGCTGCCGTGGATTCGCGCTCAGGGATTCGTGCCGGGCTACTGGGCCTTCAGCTTCGGCGTCGCCGCGTTGCCGACGATGGTTCTGCGAATGGTCGAACGAGGCGCGACGGGACCGGTCGAGTGGGCCGCGCCGGTTCTCTTCGTCGTCGCGAATGTGATCTTTGCGATTCTGACGGTGAAGACCGTTCAATTGCTGCTGAACGGCAAGCTGATGCCGGCTGCGCCGGCGGCCGCAGCCTCTGTTGCGGCTTCCGCGACGAAAGCGGTGGAGGCGCGGGTGGTGCGGGTGGGGTGA
- a CDS encoding phytoene/squalene synthase family protein, protein MPNQTRAFLLGPLLKGVSRSFYLTLRVLPAGMRDPIALAYLLARAADTIADTSLIPPGQRLALLLSLRERINGTTCDDALIQRVAEEVAGQQIQSDEKVLLESLGPALDVLSQLGDPDRAAVSGIVSTLTDGMEFDLRTFPDEHSGQIVALNEYADLDRYTYLVAGCVGEFWTTMTYAHLPGTLKERPDVMAARGVRFGKALQMTNVLRDCGKDLRIGRCYLPQTLLARHGLDARDLLLPANSMRARPLLIELLRKALDHFRAALDYTLAIPAYAVRLRLACLWPILIGLDTLILLAQNEAWLDPQKVSKVTRQQVYRMIASSLLVAPFDSRVRSAVEARIAQIEARF, encoded by the coding sequence ATGCCGAATCAAACCCGGGCCTTTTTGCTTGGCCCGCTCCTGAAAGGCGTTTCACGCTCGTTTTACCTCACGTTGCGCGTACTGCCGGCCGGCATGCGCGATCCGATCGCTCTCGCGTATCTGCTCGCACGCGCCGCCGATACGATTGCCGACACGTCGCTCATTCCCCCGGGGCAACGCCTTGCGCTGCTGCTGTCGCTGCGCGAGCGCATCAACGGCACGACCTGCGACGACGCATTGATTCAACGCGTAGCCGAGGAGGTCGCGGGCCAGCAGATTCAATCCGACGAGAAGGTTTTGCTTGAATCACTCGGGCCGGCGCTCGACGTGCTGTCGCAACTGGGCGATCCAGATCGCGCGGCAGTGAGCGGTATCGTGTCGACGCTCACGGACGGCATGGAGTTCGACCTGCGCACTTTTCCGGACGAGCATTCCGGCCAGATCGTGGCGCTCAACGAATATGCCGATCTCGATCGCTATACCTATCTGGTGGCCGGTTGCGTCGGCGAATTCTGGACGACGATGACCTATGCACACCTGCCGGGCACGCTGAAGGAACGGCCTGACGTGATGGCGGCGCGCGGTGTGCGCTTCGGCAAGGCGCTGCAAATGACCAACGTACTGCGGGATTGCGGCAAGGATCTGCGTATTGGCCGCTGTTATCTTCCACAGACGTTGCTTGCTCGGCACGGACTGGATGCGCGCGACCTGCTGTTGCCCGCCAACTCGATGCGAGCACGGCCGCTGTTGATCGAACTGCTACGCAAGGCGCTCGACCACTTCCGCGCGGCGCTCGACTACACGCTGGCCATTCCCGCGTATGCGGTGCGTTTGCGTCTCGCCTGCCTGTGGCCGATCCTGATTGGCCTCGACACGCTCATCCTGCTCGCGCAGAACGAAGCATGGCTCGATCCGCAAAAAGTGTCGAAAGTGACGCGCCAACAGGTGTACCGGATGATCGCGTCGTCGCTGCTGGTGGCGCCGTTCGATAGCCGCGTGCGAAGCGCGGTGGAAGCGCGGATCGCGCAGATCGAAGCCCGATTCTGA
- a CDS encoding isoprenylcysteine carboxylmethyltransferase family protein — protein sequence MNSTFQTVARVDDPRPQSATPFSVGLLGIVAGLVTLWLLRDNTTLDGAARSTAACLVIIATIASHELFVARVYLRPSAGLASNALRPFSITRVSLRIAALLSVYAGLGSLYWLLPEYHGAFYQPFWALVRTLAPYLVVATPLYFAWMDRHQREVDDGYLAWARLLYRGERPANWRPVREMLAGWMVKAFFLPLMIVYLSTDADHLGASFARAMNAPFSLSAFRFMYDLSFTMDLMFGTVGYLCTLRILDSHVRSAEPTTLGWLVALICYQPFWSLISSQYIHYEGSMFWDNWLISVPVVRFIWGTVIIALLICYALATISFGLRFSNLTNRGIITSGPYRLTRHPAYIAKNLSYWMIAVPFIEPLGWRAALTHCASLVAVNLLYFLRAKTEERHLMRDPQYRDYAAWIARNGLFAKVLRVFR from the coding sequence ATGAACTCGACCTTCCAGACCGTAGCGCGCGTCGACGACCCGCGGCCCCAATCCGCTACGCCATTTTCGGTAGGATTGCTTGGCATCGTCGCCGGGCTGGTCACACTCTGGCTATTGCGCGACAACACCACGCTCGATGGCGCGGCCCGCAGCACAGCCGCCTGTCTGGTGATCATCGCGACGATCGCGAGCCATGAACTGTTCGTCGCGCGCGTCTATTTACGCCCAAGCGCCGGCCTCGCAAGCAATGCGTTAAGGCCGTTCAGCATCACGCGCGTGAGCTTGAGGATCGCGGCGCTTCTGTCCGTCTATGCCGGCCTCGGATCGCTTTACTGGCTATTGCCGGAATACCACGGCGCGTTCTACCAACCATTCTGGGCGCTCGTTCGCACGCTCGCGCCGTATCTGGTCGTGGCAACGCCGCTTTACTTTGCCTGGATGGACCGCCACCAGCGCGAAGTCGACGACGGCTATCTGGCATGGGCACGCCTTCTTTATCGCGGCGAACGCCCGGCAAACTGGCGGCCCGTGCGCGAGATGCTGGCCGGCTGGATGGTGAAGGCATTCTTTCTGCCCCTGATGATCGTCTACCTTTCGACCGACGCCGACCATCTGGGCGCGTCGTTCGCACGGGCGATGAATGCGCCCTTCTCGCTGTCGGCGTTCAGGTTCATGTACGACCTGTCATTCACGATGGACCTGATGTTCGGCACCGTCGGCTATCTGTGCACGCTGCGCATTCTCGACAGCCACGTGCGCAGCGCGGAGCCCACCACGCTCGGCTGGCTCGTCGCGCTGATCTGCTATCAGCCGTTCTGGTCGCTGATCTCCAGCCAGTACATCCACTATGAAGGTTCGATGTTCTGGGACAACTGGCTGATCTCGGTGCCCGTGGTGCGATTCATCTGGGGCACGGTCATCATTGCGTTGCTGATCTGTTATGCGTTGGCGACCATCTCATTCGGCCTGCGTTTCTCGAACCTGACGAATCGCGGCATCATCACATCGGGGCCGTATCGCCTGACCAGGCATCCCGCTTACATCGCAAAGAACCTGTCGTACTGGATGATCGCCGTGCCGTTCATCGAACCGCTCGGCTGGCGGGCTGCGCTCACGCATTGCGCGTCGCTCGTCGCCGTCAACCTGCTGTATTTTCTGCGCGCCAAAACCGAGGAGCGGCACCTGATGCGCGATCCGCAATATCGTGACTACGCAGCGTGGATTGCACGAAACGGACTGTTCGCGAAGGTCTTGAGAGTGTTCAGGTAG
- a CDS encoding MFS transporter: protein MASLPLDTPRASPDSSTSATGGVTGINARIDRLPATRAVWMLVFLLSIGGWFEFYDLFFTAYVGPGLVKTGMYSTTTASFFGVSGLGAFVAASFAGLFLGTFFLAGMADRYGRKTVFTVSLLWYSVATLVMALQSTAPAINVWRLIAGIGVGVELVTIDTYVSELMPKHLRGRAFAFVHLVQYSAVPTVAFLAWWLVPRTPFGLDGWRWVVIIGALGAIVVWAIRRRLPESPRWLAQQGRAAEAEQVLQALEAKVAAQYGRPLPAAVPTVEPATTKAAFSEIWQPPYRSRAITMLVFNLFQSIGFYGFASWVPTLLVSKGVTITHSLLYSFVIAISNPFGPLLGMALADRIERKTLIVLSALGIAVFGSLFATQTSPAILMTLGVLITLCGTLLSVGYHAYQTELFPTRLRARAVGFVYSMSRLSAMFSGFMIAFALRHFNVTGVFALITVSMVMVMGAIGFFGPRTNHRNLDEISH, encoded by the coding sequence ATGGCCAGCCTGCCGCTCGACACGCCACGCGCGTCGCCCGATTCCAGCACCAGCGCGACGGGCGGCGTGACTGGCATCAACGCCCGCATCGACCGCCTGCCCGCCACCCGCGCCGTGTGGATGCTCGTGTTCCTGCTGTCGATCGGCGGCTGGTTCGAGTTTTACGATCTGTTTTTCACCGCGTACGTCGGACCGGGCCTCGTCAAAACGGGCATGTATTCGACGACTACGGCGTCGTTCTTCGGCGTGTCCGGTCTCGGCGCTTTCGTGGCGGCTTCATTCGCGGGACTCTTTCTCGGCACGTTCTTTCTGGCTGGCATGGCGGACCGCTATGGCCGCAAGACCGTCTTCACGGTCTCGCTGCTGTGGTACTCGGTCGCGACGCTGGTCATGGCGCTGCAGAGCACCGCGCCCGCGATCAACGTGTGGCGGCTGATCGCGGGAATCGGCGTGGGCGTCGAGCTGGTCACGATCGACACCTACGTCAGCGAGTTGATGCCGAAACACTTGCGCGGCCGCGCATTCGCGTTCGTTCACCTCGTGCAATATTCGGCCGTGCCGACGGTAGCATTTCTCGCGTGGTGGCTGGTGCCGCGCACGCCGTTCGGTCTCGACGGCTGGCGCTGGGTCGTGATCATCGGCGCGCTCGGTGCAATTGTGGTGTGGGCGATCCGTCGACGTCTACCCGAAAGTCCGCGCTGGCTCGCGCAACAGGGCCGCGCCGCCGAAGCCGAACAGGTGCTGCAGGCGCTGGAAGCCAAAGTCGCCGCGCAATACGGCCGGCCGCTGCCCGCCGCCGTGCCGACCGTCGAGCCGGCAACGACCAAAGCCGCCTTCAGCGAAATCTGGCAGCCGCCGTATCGCAGCCGCGCGATCACGATGCTCGTGTTCAACCTGTTCCAGTCGATCGGCTTCTACGGTTTTGCGTCCTGGGTGCCCACGCTGCTGGTTTCAAAAGGCGTGACGATCACGCACAGCCTGCTCTACTCGTTCGTGATCGCGATCTCGAATCCATTTGGCCCGCTGCTCGGCATGGCGCTCGCGGACCGCATCGAACGGAAAACGCTGATCGTGCTGTCGGCGCTCGGCATTGCCGTGTTCGGCAGCCTGTTTGCCACGCAGACCTCGCCCGCGATCCTGATGACGCTCGGCGTCCTGATCACGTTGTGCGGCACGCTGCTCTCGGTCGGCTATCACGCGTACCAGACGGAACTGTTCCCCACGCGTTTGCGGGCGCGCGCCGTCGGCTTCGTCTATTCGATGTCGCGACTGTCCGCCATGTTCTCGGGTTTCATGATCGCGTTTGCGCTGCGTCACTTCAACGTGACGGGCGTGTTCGCGTTGATCACCGTTTCGATGGTGATGGTCATGGGCGCGATCGGGTTCTTCGGGCCGCGCACCAACCACCGCAATCTCGATGAAATTTCGCATTGA